In Salmo trutta chromosome 16, fSalTru1.1, whole genome shotgun sequence, a genomic segment contains:
- the LOC115150366 gene encoding fibroblast growth factor receptor substrate 2, translated as MGSCWSCLYRDPIQDNHLTKFKVTNVDDEGNELGSGTMELTQTELILHTRKRDAIRWPYLCLRRYGYDSNLFSFESGRRCQTGQGIFAFKCSRAEEIFNLLQELMQCNSINVVEEPMIMTGSGHAREIDMPRTPQTPNTPSFPIQGFPNGYPGYPMRAESSQPSLTDDPHGHSLVGLDDQAHTYMNTVTVDGELSSRHCVHSLPEVRPTSFNESTRGAMPVGGQGGGKASMHCCPLEEQRKEPQVFLQPSSQEVKFMLGPTPAQRHLLERERHGGHNPHLMLPVEGTTGSEAEGDEPPLHLCNSHSYHHPHYHHVMHRHPGHEHQEGCQGSQLTYENINGLRGGRRLRLSPSSVSQSVGSSSSSSTTGDSHAQSHPHPLQLHTHGPSSLPPQGYPCERGGGHRRTALLNYENLPSLPPVWEYRALHRDEEQDEDDEEQDEEEYEDEEDDFDEYEFSEGPGTPNGYHQDGLGRGGIHRDALQNYVNTEQVQPSRLRHACPPHLQACHPQSDRGGRIFSFDFRRRPGGGFGRGEGCEHGHMTPSRQLNYIQVDLDAEPPCQALGGGGGGAQHQPLQPQHQRLPPLKCGPQQAPRRSEFYAVIDLKKTAAMSNLQKALPRDDGTSRKTRHNSTDLPL; from the exons ATGGGGAGCTGTTGGAGTTGTCTATACAGAGACCCCATCCAAGACAACCATCTCACTAAATTCAAG GTGACCAATGTGGATGACGAGGGGAATGAGTTGGGTTCTGGGACCATGGAGCTCACCCAGACAGAGCTCATCCTGCACACACGCAAGAGGGACGCCATCCGGTGGCCCTACCTATGTCTGCGGCGCTATGGCTACGACTCCAACCTCTTTTCATTCGAGAGTGGCCGGCGCTGTCAGACTGGACAGG GAATTTTTGCGTTTAAATGTTCTCGTGCGGAGGAGATTTTCAACCTCCTCCAGGAGCTGATGCAGTGCAACAGTATCAATGTGGTGGAGGAGCCTATGATCATGACCGGCAGTGGACACGCACGAGAGATAGACATGCCTCGAACACCACAGACACCCAACa CTCCATCATTCCCCATCCAGGGTTTTCCCAATGGGTATCCGGGGTATCCCATGAGAGCTGAATcctcccagccctctctaacTGACGACCCCCATGGCCACAGCCTCGTGGGCCTGGATGACCAG GCTCACACCTATATGAATACTGTTACTGTGGATGGGGAACTCTCCAGTCGACACTGTGTACACTCTCTACCTGAGGTGCGGCCCACCTCCTTCAACGAGTCAACCCGAGGTGCCATGCCTGTCGGGGGCCAAGGAGGTGGAAAGGCCAGCATGCACTGCTGCCCACTGGAGGAACAACGCAAGGAACCCCAGGTATTCCTCCAGCCCTCCTCTCAGGAGGTCAAATTCATGCTGGGACCCACCCCTGCACAGCGCCACCTGCTTGAGAGGGAGAGGCACGGGGGCCACAATCCCCATCTCATGCTGCCTGTAGAGGGCACCACAGGCTCAGAGGCAGAGGGGGATGAGCCTCCTCTGCACTTGTGCAACTCCCACTCCTACCACCACCCTCACTATCACCATGTGATGCACCGGCACCCTGGCCACGAGCACCAGGAGGGCTGCCAGGGCAGCCAGCTCACCTATGAGAACATCAACGGCCTGAGAGGGGGGCGCCGGCTGAGACTCAGCCCCAGCAGCGTGTCCCAGTCTGTGggctccagcagcagcagcagcaccaccggAGACAGTCACGCACAATCACACCCACACCCCCTCCAACTGCACACCCACGGCCCATCCTCTCTGCCCCCTCAGGGGTACCCCTGTGAGCGGGGCGGAGGTCACCGGCGGACAGCTCTGCTCAACTACGAGAACCTGCCGTCGCTGCCGCCGGTGTGGGAGTACCGCGCCCTGCATAGAGACGAGGAGCAGGACGAGGATGATGAGGAACAGGATGAGGAGGAGTACGAGGATGAGGAAGATGACTTTGACGAGTACGAGTTTTCAGAGGGTCCTGGGACGCCCAACGGGTACCACCAGGACGGGCTGGGGAGGGGGGGGATCCACCGTGACGCCCTGCAGAACTATGTCAACACAGAGCAGGTCCAGCCCAGCCGGCTGCGACATGCCTGCCCCCCTCACCTCCAGGCCTGCCACCCCCAGTCGGACCGTGGCGGACGAATATTCAGCTTTGATTTCCGTAGGCGGCCGGGAGGAGGGTTTGGTCGGGGAGAGGGCTGTGAACACGGTCATATGACCCCATCGAGGCAGCTCAACTATATCCAGGTGGACCTCGATGCAGAGCCGCCATGCCAGGCCCtcggtgggggtggagggggagcaCAGCACCAGCCACTACAGCCACAGCACCAGCGCCTGCCACCCCTCAAATGTGGCCCCCAGCAGGCCCCACGGCGCAGTGAGTTCTACGCTGTAATCGACCTGAAGAAGACAGCAGCCATGTCCAACTTGCAGAAAGCCCTCCCCCGGGACGATGGGACGTCGAGAAAAACTCGCCACAACAGCACAGACCTGCCTCTGTAG